One part of the Chryseobacterium sp. 7 genome encodes these proteins:
- a CDS encoding DUF2339 domain-containing protein, translating to MSEFVAVILLIIIFIIFNNLNTKIRKLEKEISDLNYKISKTPVPSEVIHKNPSIEETIIQEPLQPHQIIIEDIKRTEREEQIPTPVQKDWLTPVFDFLKQNALTIIGIFTLVLGIGYFVKYAIDKNWIGETTRAAIGFCIGAGIIVTGHFLRKNYTAFASIITGGGIAVLYFTATIAFREYHLFTQNTAFFITALITAASILLSYYYKSEVLIIFSLIGGFAAPLMISTGQSNYLFLFIYITLLNTGMLTASFLQHWKSVGWTAYLFTTAYLFYWTNESTELLSITFYLISYAIFYIFALHDYFRKNTLSTSDILILALANFSSILGLLYIFDTLGYEPPIIFPLIFATVNSILLLREYGRKNFGVPYSVFAGLVTSLVTTAIAIQFKTHLITSIWAIEATLLLFIWKRTGHHIFKVFFYILFPMVMIAQIVTWTEYMETNNFNIILNPPFITSSFTIASIIANLYLLRNTKHESEEKSNNFFEDLITVASYGVIYITFLLEITYHISDMPWEAITSIGLLFTIYYIFILLLFRKPLNIKTDIQTALIYLLFILATLNLSGSVSSIVPAVLTKRLHLSFYWLHLLQWIPFIYTCFRIFPSSEFHKRQISYWIMSLALIICISYELHHSYVLMVSNDIPHSYEASEHFNILYLPIIWTILASIFIYTGLRKDIQEYNKIGFALIGLMALKLYAYDVWQMDNVSRISAFIALGIILLLSSFAFQRLKNIIRNMVDKKDNDEESTDQQSG from the coding sequence ATGAGTGAATTTGTTGCTGTCATCCTTCTTATCATAATTTTCATCATTTTCAATAATCTGAATACTAAAATCAGAAAACTTGAAAAGGAAATTTCGGATCTTAACTATAAAATAAGTAAGACTCCGGTTCCGTCTGAGGTTATTCATAAAAACCCTTCCATAGAAGAAACTATTATTCAGGAACCATTACAACCTCATCAGATTATTATTGAAGATATAAAACGAACAGAAAGAGAAGAACAAATCCCAACACCTGTTCAAAAAGATTGGCTCACTCCTGTTTTTGATTTTTTAAAACAAAATGCATTAACCATAATTGGTATTTTTACTCTTGTTCTTGGAATTGGGTATTTTGTAAAATACGCGATCGATAAAAACTGGATTGGAGAAACAACCAGAGCAGCCATTGGTTTTTGTATTGGAGCCGGAATTATTGTCACCGGACATTTTCTAAGAAAAAATTATACTGCATTTGCCTCTATTATAACCGGAGGTGGAATTGCCGTTTTGTATTTCACAGCTACTATTGCTTTCCGCGAATATCATCTCTTCACACAGAACACTGCGTTTTTTATTACAGCCCTGATAACCGCAGCTTCTATTCTCCTATCCTATTATTACAAGAGTGAAGTCCTGATTATTTTTTCATTAATAGGCGGCTTCGCGGCTCCACTGATGATCAGTACAGGACAAAGCAACTATCTTTTCCTTTTTATATACATTACTCTTTTAAATACAGGAATGCTTACCGCTTCTTTTCTTCAGCACTGGAAGAGTGTGGGATGGACGGCTTATCTTTTTACAACAGCCTATCTTTTTTACTGGACGAATGAGAGTACCGAACTTTTAAGCATTACTTTTTATCTGATCAGCTACGCTATTTTTTACATTTTTGCCCTGCATGATTATTTCAGGAAAAATACACTTTCAACATCTGATATTTTAATACTTGCTTTAGCTAATTTTTCCAGCATTCTTGGACTACTTTATATTTTTGACACATTGGGTTATGAACCGCCTATTATATTTCCTCTTATTTTTGCGACTGTAAATTCCATATTGTTATTAAGAGAATATGGACGAAAAAACTTTGGTGTACCCTATTCCGTGTTTGCAGGATTGGTCACCAGCCTTGTCACAACGGCCATTGCCATTCAGTTTAAAACCCACCTCATCACGAGTATTTGGGCAATAGAGGCTACTCTACTCCTTTTTATCTGGAAAAGAACAGGACACCATATTTTCAAAGTCTTCTTTTATATTCTTTTTCCCATGGTTATGATTGCTCAGATTGTAACCTGGACAGAATATATGGAAACCAACAACTTTAATATTATCTTGAACCCTCCATTTATCACCAGTTCATTTACTATAGCCTCTATTATTGCCAATTTATATTTATTAAGAAATACGAAACATGAATCTGAAGAAAAATCCAATAATTTCTTTGAAGATCTGATTACGGTTGCCAGTTATGGGGTTATTTATATTACGTTTCTTCTTGAAATCACTTACCACATTTCAGATATGCCATGGGAAGCGATTACCAGCATAGGATTACTGTTCACAATTTATTATATTTTCATCTTATTACTTTTCAGAAAACCACTGAATATAAAGACAGATATCCAAACCGCTCTTATTTATCTGCTTTTTATCCTAGCAACTCTTAATTTATCAGGTTCTGTCTCGTCCATTGTTCCGGCAGTTTTAACAAAAAGACTTCATTTAAGTTTTTATTGGCTTCATCTGCTTCAATGGATTCCTTTTATATATACCTGTTTTAGGATTTTTCCTTCTTCTGAATTTCATAAACGTCAGATTTCTTACTGGATCATGTCTTTGGCGCTTATTATCTGTATCAGTTATGAACTTCATCATTCCTATGTTTTAATGGTTTCTAATGACATTCCTCATTCTTATGAAGCCAGCGAGCATTTCAACATTCTTTATCTCCCTATTATATGGACCATTCTTGCCAGTATCTTTATTTATACAGGTTTGAGAAAGGATATTCAGGAATATAATAAAATTGGGTTTGCGCTGATTGGTCTTATGGCATTAAAACTTTACGCTTATGATGTATGGCAAATGGACAATGTTTCAAGAATCAGTGCTTTTATTGCACTTGGAATTATCTTATTATTAAGTTCTTTTGCTTTTCAACGTCTGAAAAACATTATCAGAAATATGGTTGATAAAAAAGATAATGATGAAGAAAGCACAGACCAACAATCAGGATAA